From the genome of Thermococcus chitonophagus, one region includes:
- a CDS encoding DUF835 domain-containing protein, translating into MEADVISRVLIAGIGIATAIYFFRIGYEEERKDAVYGGAGWMMLSLYYILRHVGISREISEMLLYFYALGMALYTVTLLEDVSPTALRYVKCYLLVPMSHVLYRAITLSAGLKRAPIGGIAGDSGFMLLISAYILWKGLGEDGRLTSIGMIILGIDLTLYKFIGDTFVDVLFILAGALLLSFASIRKYSRLVKVISKGEMPEIKPGIKIVPDAYFEVLLETLEDKPVLFFTRDLNRKSENWTIFYVTNTQVENGVRPTELEKMTHLAVRFLREVREAGGRGIVAIDCLEFLRLYNDLKSILKFLHTLRDYALKEGGSVIVAYTPEAWEENEKAMLLGIQ; encoded by the coding sequence ATGGAAGCTGATGTCATTTCGAGAGTTTTGATAGCTGGAATAGGTATAGCGACTGCAATATACTTCTTCAGGATCGGCTATGAGGAAGAAAGAAAGGATGCTGTGTATGGCGGGGCAGGCTGGATGATGCTCTCCCTTTATTATATACTTAGACATGTAGGAATTTCCAGGGAGATTTCAGAAATGCTACTGTATTTTTATGCCTTAGGAATGGCACTGTACACGGTAACCCTGCTTGAGGACGTTTCTCCCACCGCTCTGCGGTATGTTAAGTGCTACCTCCTAGTTCCGATGAGCCATGTTCTCTATAGAGCAATAACCCTAAGCGCTGGACTAAAAAGAGCCCCAATTGGTGGAATAGCTGGAGATTCCGGGTTCATGCTCCTAATTTCTGCCTACATACTATGGAAAGGACTTGGAGAGGATGGCAGACTAACGAGTATTGGAATGATAATCCTGGGAATTGACTTAACGCTGTACAAGTTCATAGGGGACACGTTCGTCGATGTCCTCTTCATACTGGCTGGGGCACTATTACTCTCATTCGCCAGCATAAGGAAGTACTCAAGGCTAGTTAAGGTCATAAGCAAGGGGGAAATGCCTGAAATAAAGCCCGGGATTAAGATAGTTCCAGACGCATATTTCGAAGTTCTCCTAGAAACACTGGAAGACAAGCCGGTCCTCTTCTTCACTAGGGACCTCAACAGGAAATCAGAGAACTGGACGATATTCTACGTTACCAATACCCAAGTTGAAAACGGCGTAAGGCCAACTGAGCTGGAGAAGATGACTCATCTAGCTGTAAGGTTCCTGAGAGAGGTCAGAGAAGCGGGAGGAAGGGGAATAGTTGCTATAGACTGTTTAGAATTCCTGAGGCTGTACAATGATCTTAAGTCAATTCTAAAGTTCCTCCACACCCTTAGGGACTACGCGCTAAAAGAAGGAGGAAGTGTGATCGTGGCGTACACGCCGGAAGCATGGGAAGAAAATGAGAAAGCAATGCTACTCGGAATCCAGTGA
- a CDS encoding RAD55 family ATPase yields MQLYSERVSTGVKGLDELIEGGLIPGRVYLVIGPPGSGKTTFGMQFLLEGARRGEKTAYISLIHKPEEVVKDMVRFDPSIYAYVNTWKLMLFDLGPILWRESTRVPTWRSVLSRIREIVEDEKITRLVIDPLTAIDFPQQDPVEKRVELAKFIRGLEDLGVTAYLIAEMIDLDRYSEEHYLVSGIIMLHYFMHEGRMIRAIQIFKMRGIKHDPNLKLLKFTDKGLVVYDKSPFEVEG; encoded by the coding sequence ATGCAACTGTATTCTGAAAGAGTGTCGACTGGAGTTAAAGGGCTCGATGAACTAATTGAAGGTGGTTTAATTCCAGGGAGGGTCTACCTTGTCATTGGACCTCCTGGGAGCGGTAAAACTACTTTTGGGATGCAGTTCCTATTAGAGGGGGCTAGGAGAGGAGAGAAGACTGCCTATATTTCTCTCATTCACAAGCCTGAGGAAGTAGTAAAGGACATGGTCAGGTTCGACCCTTCGATATACGCTTATGTAAACACGTGGAAGCTTATGCTCTTCGACCTTGGCCCAATCCTTTGGAGGGAATCGACAAGAGTTCCTACGTGGAGAAGTGTTCTTTCGAGAATCAGGGAGATAGTCGAGGATGAAAAGATTACAAGATTAGTAATAGATCCCCTAACTGCAATAGACTTTCCACAGCAAGATCCTGTGGAGAAGAGGGTCGAATTGGCAAAGTTCATAAGGGGACTTGAAGATCTTGGAGTTACAGCTTATCTCATAGCGGAGATGATAGATCTCGATAGGTATTCCGAAGAGCACTACCTCGTTAGCGGGATAATAATGCTCCACTACTTCATGCATGAAGGTAGAATGATCAGGGCAATCCAGATATTTAAGATGAGGGGGATAAAGCATGATCCAAACCTTAAGCTACTAAAATTTACAGATAAAGGACTGGTCGTTTATGATAAGTCTCCGTTTGAGGTCGAGGGATAA
- the aspS gene encoding aspartate--tRNA(Asn) ligase has translation MLRTHYSSEITEELNGKRVKVAGWVQEVKDLGGIKFVWIRDREGIVQVTAPKKKVPPEIFKLIPKLNSEDVVVVEGIVNFTPKAKLGFEIIPEKFEVISRAQAPLPLDPTGKVKAELDTRLDNRFMDVRNPKVMAIFKIRSNVFRAVREFFYNEGFIEIHTPKIIATATEGGTELFPMKYFENDAFLAQSPQLYKQIMMATGLDKVFEVAPIFRAEEHNTTRHLNEAWSIDAEMAFIENEEEVMDLLERLVVYTIKYVRENNEKELKILEFELEEPKQPFPRITYDKALEILADLGKEIPWGEDIDTEGEKLLGRYIKENEEADLYFIYKYPSEAKPFYIMKYDDKPEICRAFDLEYRGIEISSGGQREHRHEILVEQIKEKGLNPESFEFYLRAFRYGMPPHGGFGLGAERLIMRMLDIGNIREVILFPRDRRRLVP, from the coding sequence ATGTTAAGGACACACTATTCTAGCGAGATAACCGAGGAGCTCAACGGGAAGAGGGTTAAGGTTGCCGGCTGGGTTCAGGAGGTTAAGGATCTAGGGGGAATAAAGTTCGTCTGGATAAGGGACAGGGAAGGAATAGTGCAGGTAACCGCTCCAAAGAAGAAAGTACCTCCGGAGATATTCAAGCTCATCCCTAAGCTCAACAGCGAAGATGTTGTGGTGGTTGAGGGCATAGTCAACTTCACCCCAAAGGCAAAGCTTGGCTTCGAGATAATTCCAGAGAAGTTTGAGGTAATAAGCAGAGCTCAGGCTCCCCTTCCCCTTGACCCTACGGGAAAGGTCAAGGCTGAGCTGGACACTAGGCTAGACAACAGGTTCATGGATGTGAGAAATCCAAAGGTTATGGCAATATTCAAGATAAGGTCGAATGTGTTTAGGGCTGTGAGGGAGTTCTTCTACAACGAGGGCTTCATAGAGATCCACACGCCCAAGATAATAGCAACTGCAACCGAGGGAGGAACTGAGCTGTTCCCAATGAAATACTTCGAGAATGATGCATTCCTCGCTCAATCCCCACAGCTGTACAAGCAGATTATGATGGCAACTGGGCTTGACAAGGTGTTTGAAGTGGCTCCAATATTTAGGGCTGAGGAACACAACACCACGAGGCACCTAAATGAGGCTTGGAGCATAGATGCAGAAATGGCCTTCATAGAGAACGAGGAAGAGGTTATGGACTTACTTGAGAGGCTTGTTGTTTACACGATCAAGTACGTGAGGGAAAACAACGAGAAAGAGCTTAAGATTTTGGAGTTCGAGCTTGAAGAGCCAAAGCAGCCCTTCCCCAGGATAACGTATGATAAGGCCCTTGAGATTTTAGCTGATTTAGGTAAGGAAATTCCCTGGGGTGAGGATATAGATACAGAGGGAGAAAAACTACTAGGTAGGTATATAAAGGAAAACGAGGAAGCAGACTTGTATTTTATCTATAAGTATCCGAGTGAAGCTAAGCCCTTCTACATAATGAAGTACGATGATAAGCCCGAAATATGTAGGGCCTTTGACTTGGAGTACAGGGGCATTGAGATAAGTTCGGGGGGGCAGAGAGAGCATAGGCACGAGATCTTGGTTGAGCAAATAAAGGAGAAAGGACTTAATCCGGAGAGCTTCGAGTTCTATTTAAGGGCATTCAGGTACGGAATGCCCCCTCATGGAGGCTTTGGGCTTGGAGCTGAAAGACTCATAATGAGGATGCTTGACATTGGTAATATTAGAGAGGTAATCTTGTTCCCCAGAGACAGGAGAAGGCTTGTTCCTTGA
- a CDS encoding class I SAM-dependent methyltransferase encodes MAIYYLTFREARALLTGTLEINPDLGKTDTKIEVKKEGNTFVFPDGTIVKEEIIRKIARDEGTVYFIKEGEVFKAAIAREHFYKLVPTIPPTIEINGIRMHRTKDTNPLRDTLAKVNTVNPREGEKVLDTCMGLGYTAIEAARRGAHVVTIEKDPNVIELARINPWSLELFSNSRIKIIHGDSYEVIKKFEDEEFNVIIHDPPRFSLAGELYSEKFYKELYRVLKPGGRLFHYVGNPGKKYRHKDIQRGVMERLRRAGFVRVRKVEEALGVVALKPER; translated from the coding sequence ATGGCGATATATTACCTAACATTTAGGGAAGCTAGGGCCCTCCTAACTGGAACTTTGGAGATAAACCCAGACCTAGGTAAAACCGACACAAAGATAGAAGTAAAAAAAGAGGGAAATACCTTTGTATTCCCCGATGGAACCATAGTAAAAGAGGAGATAATTAGAAAGATAGCCCGGGATGAGGGTACTGTGTACTTCATAAAAGAGGGAGAAGTGTTTAAAGCAGCAATAGCCAGAGAGCACTTCTATAAGCTCGTTCCCACAATTCCCCCCACGATAGAGATAAACGGAATAAGGATGCATAGAACAAAAGATACAAACCCACTAAGGGATACTCTAGCCAAAGTAAACACCGTCAATCCCAGGGAGGGGGAAAAGGTTCTAGACACGTGCATGGGTTTAGGGTATACGGCCATTGAGGCTGCGAGAAGGGGAGCTCATGTAGTCACGATAGAAAAGGATCCCAACGTAATAGAGCTTGCAAGAATAAACCCATGGAGCCTAGAACTCTTTTCAAATTCCAGGATAAAGATTATTCACGGTGATTCTTACGAGGTTATCAAGAAATTTGAAGATGAAGAATTCAATGTGATAATTCACGATCCTCCAAGGTTCTCGCTGGCTGGAGAGCTCTACAGCGAGAAATTCTACAAGGAACTGTACAGGGTATTAAAGCCGGGTGGACGGCTGTTCCACTATGTAGGCAACCCAGGGAAGAAGTACAGGCACAAGGACATTCAAAGGGGAGTTATGGAGAGACTAAGGAGGGCAGGATTTGTGAGAGTCAGAAAGGTCGAGGAGGCCCTCGGGGTTGTAGCTCTCAAGCCAGAGCGGTGA
- a CDS encoding AbrB/MazE/SpoVT family DNA-binding domain-containing protein, translated as MATVTKKYQVTIPKEVREALGIKAGDEVVFVKTKEGYVIKRLEDFVKEMADLAKDIDETIKEMREGLSKIFKEAHE; from the coding sequence ATCGCAACTGTAACAAAGAAATACCAAGTCACTATACCCAAGGAAGTGAGAGAGGCTCTTGGAATAAAGGCTGGGGATGAAGTTGTATTCGTGAAAACAAAGGAAGGGTACGTAATTAAACGTCTTGAGGACTTCGTTAAAGAGATGGCAGATCTTGCAAAAGACATTGATGAAACTATAAAGGAAATGAGAGAAGGTCTCAGTAAAATATTCAAGGAGGCTCATGAATGA
- a CDS encoding sugar phosphate nucleotidyltransferase, whose product MKAVILAGGFGTRLRPISSTRPKPMVPVLGKPNLQYILEALEKVGEIDEVILSVHYMRGEIREFIQEKMQDYPKDIKFVNDPMPLETGGALKNVEDYVSDDFLVIYGDVFTNFNYSELIEAHKKNDGLITVALTKVYDPERFGVVITDEEGKIVEFEEKPRKPKTNLVDAGIYVVNKDVLKEIPKNKEVYFEREILPKFVSEGLVYGYKMPKEYYWVDLGTPDDLFYAHQIALDELARENGYMILGENVDIPEDVEVQGPVYIDSNAKIGHGVKIKAYTYIGPNTIIEDKAYIKRSILLGSDIIKERAELKDTILGEGVVVGKNVIVKENAVVGDYAKIYDNLVIYGAKILPWKKVEEYEAYIRIKLDPAKVRPELTPDRCPLGLPECIYKKFKAIAGEKPPCDECIENQWLF is encoded by the coding sequence ATGAAAGCTGTGATTCTTGCGGGTGGTTTTGGAACTAGATTGAGGCCCATTTCATCAACGAGGCCAAAGCCAATGGTTCCCGTCCTTGGGAAGCCTAACCTTCAGTACATTCTCGAGGCCCTTGAGAAGGTTGGTGAGATTGACGAAGTTATACTCTCAGTTCACTACATGAGGGGCGAGATTAGGGAGTTCATTCAAGAGAAGATGCAGGATTATCCAAAGGACATTAAGTTCGTCAACGATCCAATGCCTCTAGAAACAGGTGGAGCCCTAAAGAATGTGGAAGATTATGTGAGCGATGATTTCCTGGTAATTTACGGTGACGTGTTCACGAACTTCAACTATTCTGAGCTCATAGAGGCACACAAGAAGAACGATGGGTTAATAACCGTTGCACTAACCAAGGTCTACGATCCTGAGAGGTTCGGCGTTGTTATAACTGACGAAGAGGGTAAGATAGTAGAGTTCGAGGAGAAGCCCAGGAAGCCCAAGACTAACTTAGTCGATGCTGGAATATATGTGGTCAACAAGGACGTTCTAAAGGAGATACCAAAGAACAAGGAAGTTTACTTTGAGAGAGAGATCCTTCCGAAGTTCGTCAGCGAGGGCTTGGTCTACGGGTACAAGATGCCAAAGGAGTACTACTGGGTTGACCTTGGAACTCCCGATGACCTCTTCTATGCCCACCAGATAGCCTTGGATGAGCTTGCAAGGGAGAACGGGTACATGATACTTGGCGAGAACGTCGATATTCCAGAAGACGTTGAGGTTCAAGGGCCGGTGTACATTGACAGCAACGCGAAGATAGGGCATGGGGTTAAGATAAAGGCCTACACGTACATAGGCCCGAACACGATAATCGAGGACAAGGCATACATCAAGAGATCGATACTGCTAGGTAGCGATATAATAAAGGAGAGGGCCGAGCTGAAGGACACGATCCTTGGAGAGGGAGTCGTCGTAGGGAAGAACGTTATCGTCAAGGAAAACGCAGTTGTTGGAGACTACGCAAAGATCTATGATAACCTTGTTATCTACGGAGCTAAGATACTCCCATGGAAGAAAGTTGAAGAGTATGAGGCGTACATAAGGATCAAGCTTGACCCAGCAAAGGTGAGGCCAGAGCTAACGCCTGACAGGTGTCCCCTCGGCCTACCAGAGTGTATCTACAAGAAGTTCAAGGCAATCGCCGGGGAGAAGCCTCCGTGTGATGAGTGTATAGAGAACCAGTGGCTCTTTTGA
- a CDS encoding type II toxin-antitoxin system VapC family toxin: protein MKVVLDTNVFHNWKFLLWLKDSPYSPVTSSIAYAEYLYHQSKKLGSIEEGKSAVDTLFQSIRIEVMEFDKECAVETVRAVWGGWDFRKNARDYMIGALAVKLNAHLITYNKKHFEWYDKVYTPEEFMELSK, encoded by the coding sequence ATGAAAGTTGTTCTTGATACAAATGTTTTCCATAATTGGAAGTTCTTGCTTTGGCTGAAAGATTCGCCGTATTCTCCTGTCACAAGTTCAATAGCATATGCTGAGTACCTCTACCATCAGTCTAAGAAACTAGGTAGCATTGAAGAAGGAAAGAGTGCTGTTGATACACTGTTTCAGAGTATTCGCATTGAAGTCATGGAATTCGACAAAGAGTGTGCAGTAGAAACTGTGAGAGCTGTCTGGGGGGGATGGGATTTTAGAAAAAATGCGAGAGACTATATGATAGGGGCGCTAGCAGTAAAGCTGAATGCTCACTTGATAACATATAACAAAAAGCACTTCGAGTGGTATGATAAAGTATACACCCCAGAGGAGTTCATGGAGCTTTCAAAATAA
- a CDS encoding dipeptidase, with amino-acid sequence MIFDAHSDLPTYVYEERGKGKTRVLENKYDEFFNGISARVMSVWSRPEKRPIMLRYTLEAINRLFKDVEEGQRFEIVGTVREMEEAIKAGKVAFWLGIEGGEPVESLDILEILYSLGLRVLTLTWSLRNQIGDGVFERTNGGLTNFGVEVVGKAEELGIVLDLSHINKAGFWDTLEVTGFPVIASHSNAKALCDNPRNLTDDQIKAIAERDGVIGAVAIPAFVDKEKPTIEKYVKHIEYMVDLVGYKYVGLGFDFVYYLPGWSGKSVEGFENESKIPKLIELLNERFSEKEVKAITFENFKRVFERVIG; translated from the coding sequence ATGATATTCGATGCACATTCAGACCTGCCAACGTACGTCTATGAAGAAAGGGGGAAGGGAAAAACAAGGGTTTTAGAGAACAAATACGATGAATTCTTTAATGGAATCTCAGCAAGGGTTATGAGCGTGTGGAGTAGACCTGAAAAGAGACCCATAATGCTTAGATATACCTTGGAAGCGATAAATAGGCTCTTTAAGGATGTAGAAGAAGGGCAGAGATTTGAGATTGTTGGAACTGTGAGGGAAATGGAGGAAGCTATCAAGGCAGGTAAAGTAGCATTTTGGCTTGGCATTGAGGGAGGGGAGCCAGTTGAAAGCTTAGATATTCTTGAGATACTGTACTCCCTGGGACTTAGGGTATTAACGTTGACATGGAGCCTTAGGAACCAGATAGGAGATGGAGTTTTCGAAAGAACAAATGGAGGTCTTACAAACTTTGGGGTCGAGGTCGTTGGAAAGGCAGAGGAGCTCGGAATAGTCCTCGATCTGAGTCACATAAATAAGGCAGGATTCTGGGATACCCTTGAAGTTACGGGGTTCCCCGTTATAGCCTCACACTCAAATGCCAAGGCCCTCTGCGATAACCCCAGGAACTTAACAGATGACCAAATAAAGGCAATAGCCGAGAGGGATGGAGTTATTGGAGCTGTGGCAATTCCGGCCTTCGTGGACAAGGAAAAGCCAACAATAGAGAAGTACGTCAAGCACATCGAGTACATGGTCGATCTTGTAGGATACAAGTATGTGGGTTTGGGCTTTGACTTCGTTTACTACCTTCCAGGATGGAGCGGGAAGAGTGTTGAGGGCTTTGAGAATGAATCAAAGATTCCAAAGCTCATTGAGCTTCTTAACGAGAGGTTCAGCGAAAAGGAAGTTAAAGCTATAACTTTCGAAAACTTCAAGAGGGTGTTTGAAAGGGTAATTGGCTGA
- a CDS encoding glycoside hydrolase: MFMKFTYHFHAYQPGDIIYVHDGSGWDPIKYSERLSPVALEIRDEEVKGRNWTRAMIKAYEYVDDTLRMLDEGSVSVDFEPFTLYMVLKYKPKIYGEITETLETQVEPVVTVPFHPIMPHLSHFEQEILARISFDFYKPFIARKPIVAFWLPENVITRDTARIVTEATDKDVVFLLDERQFIGVNIPQARFSCNKYLCDGKSAFVFGRIHYISDAFAFNTLDTEGLTRAVAEGCVDVFKEKEGIEYLVFLSSDLESLVANPKQLDKFLGWIDGLKKRGIEIVNVAEFIRRKTLGEYKSLPGECSESFRINVKDFSSWSDYFDLSIDGRTSDMRWTGIRREDNVVIHRWYKNRKVSQLWKYAFMKLFRELNRTIRFGVIDMLRAQGIKEIEAIKEFLVRYSRIFFREHYEYFELDTSVDYVMEPIKDADPSLALKLGRIYYLMLLANHSCPRFWENIDTRVAFGNVAVISKALIELMELYLEENEERANYIFLEYMKLLAFPQLYYDYDLFRMKGLEGWETTEKAWFDSLKSEVPNSKYNVVTRAALYVGKRDLPQDMRSVIDTLYDLEEAVPDTGHIPGEMHGKWENREWCEHKGKD, translated from the coding sequence ATGTTTATGAAGTTCACATACCACTTCCATGCCTATCAGCCTGGAGATATTATATACGTCCACGACGGCTCGGGTTGGGATCCCATAAAGTACTCAGAGAGGCTTAGCCCAGTAGCATTGGAGATAAGGGATGAGGAAGTTAAGGGGAGGAACTGGACTAGGGCAATGATTAAGGCTTATGAATACGTTGATGACACGCTTAGAATGCTTGATGAAGGTTCCGTAAGCGTTGATTTCGAGCCGTTCACACTCTACATGGTTCTGAAGTATAAGCCGAAGATATATGGGGAAATAACGGAGACTCTTGAAACTCAAGTTGAACCCGTTGTTACAGTCCCCTTCCACCCAATAATGCCCCACCTAAGTCACTTTGAACAGGAAATACTTGCGAGGATATCTTTCGACTTCTACAAACCGTTCATAGCTAGGAAGCCAATAGTTGCTTTCTGGCTTCCTGAAAACGTTATAACGAGGGATACTGCTAGGATAGTTACAGAGGCAACAGACAAGGATGTTGTGTTCTTACTGGACGAGAGACAGTTCATAGGAGTGAATATTCCCCAGGCTAGATTTTCGTGCAACAAGTACCTATGTGATGGAAAGAGTGCCTTCGTCTTTGGTAGAATTCACTATATAAGCGATGCCTTTGCATTCAACACTCTAGACACTGAGGGTCTAACGAGGGCCGTTGCAGAGGGTTGCGTAGATGTATTTAAGGAGAAAGAGGGAATAGAGTATCTAGTCTTCCTGTCAAGTGACCTTGAGAGTTTGGTTGCTAATCCAAAGCAGTTAGATAAATTTCTAGGCTGGATAGATGGACTCAAGAAGAGGGGAATTGAAATAGTCAACGTTGCTGAGTTCATAAGGAGGAAGACATTAGGTGAGTATAAATCCCTCCCAGGGGAATGTAGCGAGAGTTTCAGAATAAACGTCAAGGACTTCTCAAGCTGGAGCGATTACTTTGACCTTAGCATAGATGGAAGAACGAGCGACATGAGGTGGACAGGGATAAGAAGGGAGGATAACGTTGTGATCCATAGGTGGTACAAGAATAGGAAGGTCTCACAACTTTGGAAGTATGCTTTCATGAAGCTCTTCAGAGAGCTGAATAGGACCATAAGGTTTGGAGTAATCGACATGCTGAGGGCCCAGGGAATAAAGGAGATTGAAGCAATAAAGGAATTCTTGGTGAGGTATTCAAGGATCTTCTTCAGGGAGCACTATGAATACTTTGAGCTCGATACGAGCGTTGACTACGTTATGGAACCTATAAAAGATGCAGATCCTTCCTTGGCTTTGAAGCTTGGGAGGATATACTATTTGATGCTCTTAGCCAACCACTCCTGCCCAAGATTCTGGGAGAATATAGACACAAGGGTTGCCTTTGGAAACGTTGCTGTGATAAGCAAGGCACTCATCGAGCTGATGGAACTTTACCTTGAGGAGAACGAGGAGAGGGCCAATTACATCTTCTTAGAGTACATGAAACTATTAGCATTTCCACAGCTGTACTATGATTATGACCTCTTCAGAATGAAGGGATTGGAAGGCTGGGAGACAACTGAGAAAGCTTGGTTCGACTCGTTGAAGAGCGAAGTGCCGAATAGCAAGTACAACGTTGTCACAAGGGCCGCTCTGTACGTTGGGAAGAGGGATCTCCCCCAGGACATGAGGAGCGTTATAGATACTCTCTACGATCTAGAGGAGGCGGTTCCGGACACAGGTCACATCCCAGGAGAGATGCACGGAAAGTGGGAGAACAGGGAGTGGTGTGAGCACAAAGGGAAAGATTAG
- a CDS encoding DUF835 domain-containing protein, whose protein sequence is MLVALFRIYNPRPYFFVILNLLIVGAFLTYAYGWYKLLSLTVGAKIPWGLKEYSFVPGVHLIFENTSFTKITDVLPPFKLILTRDPWKFRGENNVYWITKMTTNRSIQPTDLEKLGYIASTFMNASSDKKVIIIDGIEYLVIENGFERVFKWLTVIHDIARTTNTLVLVPIKKEALKEREIALLKREFREY, encoded by the coding sequence ATGTTAGTAGCACTGTTCAGGATATATAATCCCAGGCCCTACTTCTTTGTTATCCTGAATTTGCTTATTGTTGGAGCATTCCTTACCTATGCCTATGGATGGTATAAACTCCTAAGTCTGACTGTAGGGGCTAAAATACCATGGGGTTTGAAGGAATACAGCTTTGTCCCAGGAGTTCATCTAATATTCGAGAATACATCTTTTACAAAAATCACTGACGTTCTTCCTCCATTTAAATTAATATTGACAAGGGATCCCTGGAAGTTTAGAGGGGAAAATAATGTTTATTGGATAACAAAAATGACCACTAATAGAAGTATACAACCAACAGACTTGGAAAAACTTGGCTATATAGCCTCAACTTTTATGAATGCATCGTCAGATAAAAAGGTGATAATAATCGATGGTATTGAATACTTAGTTATTGAAAATGGATTCGAAAGAGTCTTCAAGTGGCTAACTGTAATTCACGACATCGCAAGGACAACAAATACCCTAGTTCTTGTCCCGATCAAGAAAGAGGCCCTTAAAGAAAGAGAAATAGCCCTTCTAAAAAGGGAGTTCAGGGAGTACTAA
- a CDS encoding 50S ribosomal protein L15e: MGMYKYIREAWKNPKKSYVGQLLKQRMIKWRREPVVVRIERPTRLDRARALGYQAKQGYVIVRVRVRRGGRKRPRWKGGRKPSKMGQVKYSPKKSLQWIAEEKAARKFPNLEVLNSYWVGEDGMYKWFEVIMVDPHHPVIKSDPKIAWIALKHHKGRVFRGLTSAGKKGRGLRNKGKGAEKVRPSIRANEGKGK; the protein is encoded by the coding sequence ATGGGAATGTACAAGTACATTAGGGAAGCATGGAAGAACCCGAAGAAGAGCTATGTAGGTCAACTACTCAAGCAGAGGATGATAAAGTGGAGGAGAGAGCCCGTCGTCGTTAGGATTGAGAGGCCCACGAGGCTTGACAGGGCTAGGGCTTTGGGTTACCAGGCAAAGCAGGGCTACGTTATCGTGAGGGTTAGGGTCAGGAGAGGAGGAAGGAAGAGGCCCAGGTGGAAGGGCGGAAGGAAGCCAAGCAAGATGGGTCAGGTCAAATATAGTCCAAAGAAGAGCCTCCAGTGGATCGCCGAGGAGAAGGCAGCGAGAAAGTTCCCAAACCTTGAAGTTCTCAACTCTTACTGGGTTGGAGAGGACGGAATGTACAAGTGGTTTGAGGTCATAATGGTCGATCCGCACCACCCAGTTATCAAGTCCGATCCGAAGATAGCCTGGATTGCCCTCAAGCACCACAAGGGTAGAGTGTTCAGAGGTCTCACCTCTGCAGGTAAGAAGGGAAGAGGCCTCAGGAACAAGGGTAAGGGTGCAGAGAAAGTCAGGCCAAGTATCAGGGCCAACGAAGGCAAGGGCAAGTGA